One window of Schistocerca cancellata isolate TAMUIC-IGC-003103 chromosome 9, iqSchCanc2.1, whole genome shotgun sequence genomic DNA carries:
- the LOC126100905 gene encoding high mobility group protein HMGI-C-like, with translation MPAKKGKRAAAKGEPEEVKTKVESPEENEPTEPKKPRAAAKKEDSNDEAEEEPVPEKEAKRGRGRPKKLDAPEKAPKGEPRKRGRPRKVAKDETEAAEDSAEEDNGVEEKKAAPRSAAKPGRPSKKRGRNAAAKEDSEEESDGADDKDLKIAVEHCKS, from the exons ATGCCTGCTAAGAAGGGTAAGCGTGCAGCAGCCAAGGGTGAACCCGAAGAAGTGAAAACAAAAGTTGAATCACCGGAAGAAAATGAGCCGACAGAACCGAAAAAGCCGCGAGCTGCTGCGAAGAAAGAAGATTCAAACGATGAAGCCGAAGAAGAGCCAGTGCCGGAAAAGGAGGCGAAAAGAGGCAGGGGCCGTCCGAAAAAATTAGATGCGCCAGAAAAAGCTCCAAAAGGTGAACCGAGGAAGAGGGGGCGCCCGAGGAAGGTAGCTAAAGATGAAACGGAAGCTGCGGAAGATTCTGCCGAAGAGGATAATGGCGTGGAGGAGAAGAAGGCGGCTCCTCGTAGTGCAGCCAAACCAGGAAGACCAAGCAAGAAACGTGGTCGTAATGCGGCTGCTAAAGAAGATAGTGAGGAAGAATCTGATGGCGCAGATGATAAAGATTTGAAAATTGCAGTGGAGCATTG TAAATCATGA